A region of Massilia sp. KIM DNA encodes the following proteins:
- the tssH gene encoding type VI secretion system ATPase TssH — translation MADISRTALFGKLNALCYRAIESSTVFCKLRGNPYVELAHWLHQLLQAQDSDLLRIVREYDIDAAALARDITAALDRLPRGAAAITDLSHQLEEGVERAWVYATLMFGESQVRSGHLVVALLKTPGLRNALVGISGQFARIRLEDLLGRFGDLLGGSPEAAMQASDGFQATPGEPGEASQALAPAALGKGEALARFTTDLTAQARKGELDPIVGRDEEIRQVIDILMRRRQNNPILVGEAGVGKTAVVEGLAQRIARGDVPPALAPVRLLTLDLGLLQAGASMKGEFEQRLRSVIDEVQASDKPVILFVDETHTLVGAGGAAGTGDAANLLKPALARGSLRTVGATTFAEYKKHIEKDPALSRRFQSVEVAQPEEARAVLMLRGIVASLERYHGVQILDEALEAAVRLSHRYIAERQLPDKAVSVLDTASARVAISLHATPAEVDDCRRRIEALETELAIIGREHAVGIDPGERERVAVRELALARAQEEELAQRWSIEKELVGAILALRAELRAPEEEAGNAFWRAARLEELRALQEELAARQGESPLILPTVDRQAVAAVVQDWTGIPVGRMMKNEIEGVLGLADALGRRIVGQRHALEIIARRVQTARAGLDNPGKPVGVFLLAGTSGVGKTETALALAETLYGGEQNLITINMSEYQEAHTVSSLKGAPPGYVGYGEGGVLTEAVRRRPYSVVLLDEVEKAHPDVHELFFQVFDKGWMEDGEGRVIDFRNTLILLTTNVGTELITRMCADRAAPPAAEAIAGALRAPLMEVFPPALLGRLVTVPYYPLSDEMLGAIIRLQLDRIVKRIAERHQVPFGYDEAVVALVASRCTEHESGGRMIDAILTNTVLPAISGEVLRRLLDARPLAAIRLGVADGEFTYEFD, via the coding sequence ATGGCTGACATCAGCCGCACCGCCCTGTTCGGGAAACTGAACGCCCTGTGCTACCGCGCGATCGAAAGCAGCACCGTGTTCTGCAAGCTGCGCGGCAACCCCTACGTCGAGCTGGCCCACTGGCTGCACCAGCTGCTCCAGGCCCAGGACTCGGACCTGCTGCGCATCGTGCGCGAGTACGACATCGATGCGGCCGCCCTGGCGCGCGACATCACCGCCGCCCTCGACCGCCTGCCGCGCGGCGCCGCCGCCATCACCGACCTCTCGCACCAGCTCGAGGAAGGGGTGGAGCGCGCCTGGGTCTATGCGACCCTGATGTTCGGCGAGTCCCAGGTCCGTTCCGGCCACCTGGTGGTGGCCCTGCTCAAGACGCCCGGCCTGCGCAACGCCCTGGTCGGCATCTCGGGCCAGTTCGCGCGCATCAGGCTCGAGGACCTGCTCGGCCGCTTCGGAGACCTGCTGGGCGGCTCGCCGGAAGCCGCCATGCAGGCCAGCGACGGCTTCCAGGCCACGCCGGGCGAGCCGGGTGAGGCCTCGCAGGCACTGGCCCCGGCCGCCCTGGGCAAGGGCGAGGCGCTGGCGCGCTTCACCACCGACCTGACCGCCCAGGCCAGGAAGGGCGAGCTCGACCCCATCGTCGGCCGCGACGAGGAGATCCGCCAGGTGATCGACATCCTGATGCGGCGGCGCCAGAACAATCCCATCCTGGTCGGCGAGGCCGGCGTCGGCAAGACCGCCGTGGTCGAGGGCCTGGCCCAGCGCATCGCGCGCGGCGACGTGCCGCCGGCCCTGGCGCCGGTGCGCCTGCTGACCCTCGACCTCGGCCTGCTGCAGGCCGGCGCCAGCATGAAGGGCGAGTTCGAGCAGCGCCTGCGTTCGGTCATCGACGAAGTCCAGGCCAGCGACAAGCCGGTGATCCTGTTCGTCGACGAGACCCACACCCTGGTGGGGGCCGGCGGCGCGGCCGGCACCGGCGACGCCGCCAACCTGCTCAAGCCGGCGCTGGCGCGCGGCAGCCTGCGCACCGTGGGCGCGACCACCTTCGCCGAGTACAAGAAGCACATCGAGAAGGATCCGGCCCTGAGCCGGCGCTTCCAGTCGGTCGAGGTGGCCCAGCCCGAAGAGGCGCGCGCGGTGCTGATGCTGCGCGGGATCGTCGCCAGCCTGGAACGCTACCACGGGGTCCAGATCCTGGACGAGGCGCTCGAGGCCGCGGTGCGCCTGTCGCACCGCTACATCGCCGAACGCCAGCTCCCCGACAAGGCGGTGAGCGTGCTCGATACCGCCAGCGCCCGGGTGGCGATCAGCCTGCACGCCACCCCGGCCGAGGTCGACGACTGCCGGCGCCGCATCGAGGCGCTGGAGACGGAACTGGCGATCATCGGGCGCGAGCATGCGGTCGGCATCGACCCGGGCGAGCGCGAACGGGTGGCCGTGCGCGAGCTGGCCCTGGCGCGCGCACAGGAGGAGGAACTGGCGCAACGCTGGAGTATTGAGAAGGAGCTGGTCGGCGCCATCCTGGCCCTGCGCGCCGAGCTGCGCGCACCGGAGGAAGAAGCGGGCAACGCATTCTGGCGCGCCGCGCGCCTGGAGGAGCTGCGCGCCCTGCAGGAAGAGCTGGCCGCGCGCCAGGGCGAGTCGCCGCTGATCCTGCCCACCGTCGACCGCCAGGCGGTGGCGGCCGTGGTCCAGGACTGGACCGGCATCCCGGTCGGCCGCATGATGAAGAACGAGATAGAAGGCGTGCTCGGCCTGGCCGACGCCCTGGGCCGGCGCATCGTCGGCCAGCGCCATGCGCTGGAAATCATCGCGCGCCGGGTCCAGACCGCGCGCGCCGGCCTGGACAACCCGGGCAAGCCGGTCGGCGTCTTCCTGCTGGCCGGCACCTCGGGGGTGGGCAAGACCGAGACCGCGCTGGCCCTGGCCGAGACCCTGTACGGCGGCGAGCAGAATCTCATCACCATCAACATGAGCGAGTACCAGGAGGCGCACACGGTCTCCTCGCTCAAGGGCGCCCCGCCGGGCTATGTCGGCTATGGGGAGGGCGGGGTGCTGACCGAGGCGGTGCGCCGCCGCCCCTATAGCGTGGTCCTGCTGGACGAGGTCGAGAAGGCCCATCCGGACGTGCACGAGCTGTTCTTCCAGGTCTTCGACAAGGGCTGGATGGAGGACGGGGAGGGGCGGGTCATCGACTTTCGCAACACCCTGATCCTGCTGACCACGAACGTCGGCACGGAGCTGATCACCCGGATGTGCGCCGACCGCGCGGCGCCGCCGGCGGCCGAGGCGATCGCGGGCGCGCTCAGGGCGCCGCTGATGGAAGTGTTCCCGCCAGCCCTGCTGGGCCGGCTGGTCACGGTGCCCTATTACCCGCTCAGCGACGAGATGCTGGGCGCGATCATCCGCCTGCAGCTGGACCGGATCGTCAAGCGCATCGCCGAGCGCCACCAGGTTCCCTTCGGCTACGACGAAGCGGTGGTGGCTCTGGTCGCCAGCCGCTGCACCGAGCACGAAAGCGGCGGCCGCATGATCGACGCCATCCTTACCAACACGGTGCTGCCGGCGATCAGCGGCGAAGTCCTGCGCCGCCTGCTCGACGCCAGGCCGCTGGCCGCGATCCGGCTGGGCGTGGCGGATGGCGAATTCACCTATGAATTCGACTGA
- the tssG gene encoding type VI secretion system baseplate subunit TssG has translation MRDPLVLLRELEDTPASFDFYAALRLAECAWPELPRIGQARRPQDEALRFGQQASLAFEPHMLAALERGGEGAQADAQGDMPAPRLLLNFFGLLGANGPMPVHLTEHVRERLRHHDDPGPARFLDMLQHRMIGLLYRAWASAQPAVSRDRPGEDRFAAYVGALVGIGMPSLRERDAVPDAAKLHMAGRLAPHQRSATGLAAILGDFLQAPVEVEQFAGSWMRLPEDGLCRLRSGPGAERLGQGTVMGRSVWNAQHRFRLLVGPVTAERARALLPGTPGMRQLSDWVRQYAGLALDWELRLIVTRETLPGLRLGRDTRLGWTSWLSSRAPESDDRQLRLAPRRARTFST, from the coding sequence ATGCGCGACCCTCTAGTCCTCCTGCGCGAGCTCGAGGACACGCCCGCGTCCTTCGATTTCTACGCGGCCCTGCGGCTGGCGGAATGCGCCTGGCCGGAACTGCCGCGCATCGGCCAGGCGCGCCGCCCCCAGGACGAGGCGCTGCGCTTCGGCCAGCAGGCCTCGCTCGCCTTCGAACCGCACATGCTGGCCGCGCTCGAGCGCGGCGGGGAGGGCGCGCAGGCCGACGCCCAGGGGGACATGCCCGCGCCGCGCCTGCTGCTGAACTTCTTCGGCCTGCTCGGCGCCAACGGGCCGATGCCGGTGCACCTGACCGAGCACGTGCGCGAGCGCCTGCGCCACCACGACGACCCGGGCCCGGCGCGCTTCCTCGACATGCTGCAGCACCGCATGATCGGCCTGCTGTACCGCGCCTGGGCCAGCGCCCAGCCGGCGGTGAGCCGCGACCGGCCCGGCGAGGACCGCTTCGCCGCCTATGTCGGCGCGCTGGTCGGGATCGGCATGCCCTCGCTGCGCGAACGCGACGCGGTGCCGGACGCGGCCAAGCTGCACATGGCCGGGCGCCTCGCTCCGCACCAGCGCAGCGCGACCGGCCTGGCCGCGATCCTCGGCGACTTCCTCCAGGCGCCGGTCGAGGTGGAGCAGTTCGCCGGCAGCTGGATGCGCCTTCCGGAGGATGGCCTGTGCCGACTGCGGAGCGGACCGGGCGCCGAACGCCTGGGCCAGGGCACGGTCATGGGGCGCAGCGTCTGGAACGCCCAGCACCGCTTCCGCCTTCTGGTCGGCCCGGTGACGGCCGAGCGAGCGCGCGCGCTGCTGCCGGGCACCCCCGGCATGCGCCAGCTGAGCGACTGGGTGCGTCAATACGCCGGCCTGGCCCTGGACTGGGAGCTCAGGCTGATCGTCACCAGGGAAACCCTGCCGGGGCTGCGCCTCGGCCGCGACACCCGGCTGGGCTGGACCAGCTGGCTCAGCTCCCGCGCGCCGGAAAGCGACGACCGCCAGCTGCGGCTGGCGCCGCGCCGGGCGCGGACTTTTTCGACTTGA
- the tssF gene encoding type VI secretion system baseplate subunit TssF: MSPELLRYYEAELQYLREMGGEFARAFPKIAGRLGLETQACADPYVERLLEGVSFLAARVQLKVDAEFPRFTNHLLELVYPQYLAPTPAMAVVQMQPDMDEGSLAQGYTLARGSTLHGMLGKGDQTACEFRTAHEVTLWPVALTQARYAACGSQLDGVDLGRLGPVKAALRLRLRCGAGLSFAELALDRLPLFLRGSETTPVRMLEQLLARAAGVLVKPVGDAAWHSFLPAASLQPMGSAEDEALLPASARSFEGYRLLHEYFALPERFLFVALSGLNPALRRCAEGEIEIAVLFKSFDPLLESAVDADCFALYCSPAINLFPKRADRIHLSERQAEHHVVPDRTRPMDYEVYAVREVTGYGSGADAVQRFDSFYRANDLQGGEGRAYYQLRREARLLSERQRREGARSGYVGSEVFLSLVDGRQAPYDASLRQLGVETLCTNRDLVLGMPLGAGKTDFTIGAGAPVRSVRCVAGPSLPAPSHAQGETAWRLVSHLSLNYLSLLDAEGGDGEAGGASALREMLRLYCGREALGAQRQIEGLLSVRAEAVVRRLALPGPASFGRGLRVDLSFDEAAFAGSGVFVLGMVLEQFLAKYVSLNSFTETRIHSSTRGLVMAWPPRMGRCATL, translated from the coding sequence ATGAGCCCGGAACTGCTGCGCTACTACGAGGCCGAACTGCAATACCTGCGCGAGATGGGTGGCGAGTTCGCGCGCGCCTTCCCCAAGATCGCCGGCCGCCTGGGCCTCGAAACCCAGGCCTGCGCCGACCCCTATGTGGAACGCCTGCTCGAAGGCGTGAGCTTCCTGGCCGCCAGGGTGCAGCTCAAGGTCGACGCCGAATTCCCCCGTTTCACCAACCACCTGCTGGAGCTGGTCTATCCCCAGTACCTGGCGCCGACGCCGGCGATGGCGGTGGTGCAGATGCAGCCCGACATGGACGAGGGCAGCCTGGCCCAGGGCTATACCCTGGCGCGCGGCAGCACCCTGCACGGCATGCTGGGCAAGGGCGACCAGACCGCCTGCGAATTCCGCACCGCCCACGAGGTGACCCTGTGGCCGGTGGCGCTGACCCAGGCCCGCTATGCGGCCTGCGGCAGCCAGCTGGACGGCGTCGACCTGGGGCGACTGGGGCCGGTGAAGGCGGCCCTGCGCCTGCGCCTGCGCTGTGGCGCCGGCCTGTCCTTCGCCGAACTGGCCCTGGACCGGCTGCCCCTGTTCCTGCGCGGCAGCGAAACCACCCCCGTGCGCATGCTGGAGCAGCTCCTGGCGCGCGCCGCCGGGGTGCTGGTCAAGCCGGTCGGCGACGCCGCCTGGCACAGTTTCCTGCCGGCCGCCAGCCTGCAGCCCATGGGCAGCGCCGAGGACGAGGCCCTGCTGCCGGCCAGCGCCCGCAGCTTCGAGGGCTACCGCCTGCTGCACGAGTACTTCGCGCTCCCGGAGCGATTCCTGTTCGTGGCGCTGTCCGGGCTCAACCCGGCGCTGCGGCGCTGCGCCGAGGGCGAGATCGAGATCGCGGTGCTGTTCAAGAGCTTCGATCCGCTGCTCGAATCGGCGGTCGACGCCGACTGTTTCGCCCTCTACTGCAGCCCGGCGATCAACCTGTTTCCCAAGCGCGCCGATCGCATCCACCTGTCCGAGCGCCAGGCCGAGCACCACGTGGTGCCGGACCGCACCCGGCCGATGGATTACGAGGTCTATGCGGTGCGCGAGGTGACCGGCTACGGCAGCGGAGCGGACGCGGTGCAGCGCTTCGATTCCTTCTACCGCGCCAACGACCTGCAGGGCGGGGAGGGGCGCGCCTACTACCAGTTGCGGCGCGAGGCGCGCCTGCTGTCGGAGCGCCAGCGGCGCGAGGGAGCGCGTTCCGGCTACGTCGGCAGCGAGGTTTTCCTGTCGCTGGTGGACGGCCGCCAGGCGCCCTATGACGCCAGTCTGCGCCAGCTCGGCGTCGAGACCTTGTGCACCAACCGCGACCTGGTGCTCGGCATGCCGCTGGGCGCCGGCAAGACCGATTTCACGATCGGCGCCGGGGCCCCGGTGCGCTCGGTGCGCTGCGTCGCCGGCCCGAGCCTGCCGGCGCCCTCGCACGCCCAGGGCGAGACCGCCTGGCGCCTGGTCAGCCACCTCTCGCTCAACTACCTGTCCCTGCTCGACGCCGAGGGTGGCGATGGCGAAGCCGGCGGCGCGAGCGCCCTGCGCGAGATGCTGCGCCTGTATTGCGGTCGCGAGGCCCTGGGCGCCCAGCGCCAGATCGAGGGCCTGCTCTCGGTGCGCGCGGAGGCCGTGGTGCGGCGCCTGGCCTTGCCCGGCCCCGCCAGTTTCGGACGCGGGCTGCGGGTCGATCTGAGTTTCGACGAGGCCGCCTTCGCCGGAAGCGGCGTGTTCGTGCTGGGCATGGTGCTGGAGCAGTTCCTGGCCAAGTACGTGAGCCTGAACAGCTTCACCGAGACCCGGATCCACAGCAGCACACGCGGACTGGTGATGGCCTGGCCGCCACGGATGGGACGATGCGCGACCCTCTAG
- the tssE gene encoding type VI secretion system baseplate subunit TssE, with protein sequence MAELLSKDRLQPALLDRLADDDRGNRLESREQRVLSLRGLRRAVLRDLGWLLNTTCLAAVQTLEGAPQVQRSVLNFGLPDLAGKTASGIDRGAVARAIRQAIWDFEPRILRDSLDVVVLGAGQARDGANQLAFEIRGELWGQPLPERLYVRTELDLELGAVRLYDLDTEER encoded by the coding sequence ATGGCTGAACTGCTGAGCAAGGACCGCCTGCAGCCGGCCCTGCTGGACCGGCTCGCCGACGACGACCGCGGCAACCGTTTGGAGTCGCGCGAGCAGCGCGTGCTGTCCCTGCGCGGCCTGCGCCGCGCCGTGCTGCGCGACCTCGGCTGGCTGCTGAACACCACCTGCCTGGCCGCCGTCCAGACGCTCGAGGGCGCGCCCCAGGTGCAGCGCTCGGTGCTCAACTTCGGCCTGCCCGACCTGGCCGGCAAGACCGCCTCCGGCATCGACCGCGGGGCGGTGGCGCGCGCCATCCGCCAGGCGATCTGGGACTTCGAGCCGCGCATCCTGCGCGACAGCCTGGACGTGGTGGTGCTGGGGGCGGGCCAGGCGCGCGACGGCGCCAACCAGCTGGCCTTCGAGATCCGCGGGGAGCTCTGGGGCCAGCCCCTGCCCGAGCGGCTCTACGTGCGCACCGAGCTCGATCTCGAACTGGGCGCGGTGCGCCTCTACGACCTGGACACGGAGGAGAGATGA
- a CDS encoding type VI secretion system tube protein Hcp, with protein sequence MILLKFATPIKGTSTVSGHADWITIDSIQMGVGRAISSSGGGADRDTSNPSFSEISLSKATDIASADLFMQAVCGKALGKAEIHFIHTGGADKKEQVFLKMELDEAIVSSYSVSSGGERPSETFSINFTKISYQYDSFTGDKVVTGTAKKWDLEKNATY encoded by the coding sequence ATGATTCTGCTGAAATTCGCCACCCCGATCAAAGGCACTTCCACCGTCTCGGGCCACGCCGACTGGATCACCATCGATTCGATCCAGATGGGCGTCGGCCGCGCCATCTCGAGCAGCGGCGGCGGCGCCGACCGCGACACCAGCAACCCCTCGTTTTCCGAGATCTCGCTCAGCAAGGCCACCGACATCGCCTCGGCCGACCTGTTCATGCAGGCCGTGTGCGGCAAGGCCCTGGGCAAGGCCGAGATCCACTTCATCCACACCGGCGGCGCCGACAAGAAGGAACAGGTGTTCCTGAAGATGGAGCTGGACGAAGCCATCGTGAGCTCCTACTCGGTGAGCAGCGGCGGCGAGCGCCCGAGCGAGACCTTCTCGATCAACTTCACCAAGATCAGCTACCAGTACGACTCCTTCACCGGCGACAAGGTTGTCACCGGCACCGCGAAGAAGTGGGACCTGGAAAAGAACGCGACCTACTAA
- the tssC gene encoding type VI secretion system contractile sheath large subunit produces MQEQNAPLAAQESATSDFASLLQQEFKPRTDKARDAVENAVRTLAEQALEGAALLQGDVLATIEGLIAQLDRKLTEQINHILHDKEFQAVESAWRGLHYLVNNTESDETLKIRVMNISKQELHKTLRKYKGVAWDQSPVFKKLYEEEYGQFGGEPYGAFVADYYFNNSGPDVELLTQMARVAAAAHAPLISAADPSVMLMDSWQELANPRDLTKLFQTPEHAAWRSFRESEDSRYVGLAMPRFLARAPYGAKTNPVEEFDFEETTSAPRAADYTWANAAYAMAVNINRSFKRYGWCSQIRGIESGGIVEDLPVHTFPTDDGGVDMTCPTEIAISDRREAELAKNGFMPLVHKKNSDVAAFIGAQSLHKPAEYDDPDATANANLAARLPYLFATCRFAHYLKCIVRDKIGSFKERSDMEIWLNNWIGRYVEHNPATATEADKARKPLAGAEVVVEEVEGNPGYYSSKFFLRPHYQLEGLTVSLRLVSKLPSAKA; encoded by the coding sequence ATGCAAGAACAGAACGCCCCGCTGGCCGCGCAGGAGAGCGCCACCAGCGACTTCGCCAGCCTGCTGCAGCAGGAATTCAAGCCGCGCACCGACAAGGCGCGCGACGCCGTCGAGAACGCGGTGCGCACCCTGGCCGAGCAGGCCCTGGAGGGGGCGGCCCTGCTGCAGGGCGACGTGCTGGCCACCATCGAAGGCCTGATCGCCCAGCTCGACCGCAAGCTCACCGAGCAGATCAACCACATCCTGCACGACAAGGAATTCCAGGCGGTCGAAAGCGCCTGGCGCGGCCTGCACTACCTGGTCAACAATACCGAGAGCGACGAGACCCTCAAGATCCGGGTGATGAACATCTCGAAGCAGGAGCTGCACAAGACCCTGCGCAAGTACAAGGGCGTGGCCTGGGACCAGAGCCCGGTGTTCAAGAAGCTCTACGAGGAAGAATACGGCCAGTTCGGCGGCGAGCCCTATGGCGCCTTCGTTGCCGACTACTACTTCAACAACAGCGGGCCGGATGTCGAGCTGCTGACCCAGATGGCCCGGGTGGCCGCCGCCGCCCACGCGCCCCTGATCAGCGCCGCCGATCCAAGCGTGATGCTGATGGATTCCTGGCAGGAGCTGGCCAACCCGCGCGACCTGACCAAGCTGTTCCAGACCCCGGAGCACGCCGCCTGGCGTTCCTTCCGCGAGTCCGAGGACTCGCGCTACGTCGGCCTGGCCATGCCGCGCTTCCTGGCGCGCGCCCCCTACGGCGCCAAGACCAACCCGGTCGAGGAATTCGATTTCGAGGAGACCACCAGCGCGCCGCGCGCCGCCGACTATACCTGGGCCAACGCGGCCTATGCGATGGCGGTCAACATCAACCGTTCGTTCAAGCGCTACGGCTGGTGCTCGCAGATCCGCGGCATCGAGTCCGGCGGCATCGTCGAGGACCTGCCCGTGCACACCTTCCCGACCGACGACGGCGGGGTCGACATGACCTGCCCGACCGAGATCGCGATCAGCGACCGGCGCGAGGCCGAGCTGGCCAAGAACGGCTTCATGCCGCTGGTGCACAAGAAGAACAGCGACGTCGCGGCCTTCATCGGCGCCCAGTCCCTGCACAAGCCGGCCGAGTACGACGATCCGGACGCCACCGCCAACGCCAACTTGGCCGCGCGCCTGCCTTACCTGTTCGCGACCTGCCGCTTCGCCCACTACCTGAAGTGCATCGTCCGCGACAAGATCGGCTCGTTCAAGGAGCGCAGCGACATGGAGATCTGGCTCAACAACTGGATCGGCCGCTACGTCGAGCACAACCCGGCCACCGCCACCGAGGCCGACAAGGCGCGCAAGCCTCTGGCCGGCGCCGAAGTCGTGGTCGAGGAAGTCGAGGGCAACCCCGGCTACTACAGCTCCAAGTTCTTCCTGCGCCCGCACTACCAGCTCGAAGGCCTGACCGTGTCGCTGCGCCTGGTTTCCAAACTGCCTTCGGCCAAGGCCTGA